The genomic interval AACGTGATCGTTACCGGCGGTGAAGTCATGGCGAATGCTTTGAAAGAAGCCACCGGGCTCACTTTTGAAGTGGTCGTTCCTACTTCGTATGCCGCCACGATCGAAGAAATGTGCGCCTCGCCTTCAGACACGATGGCGTTCATCCCCGCGTTTGGTTATGTGCTTGCCAATGACCTCTGCGGCGTGGATGTTGCCTTCAAGGCTGTGCGCCGCGGTTGGGGCGTGTATTGGACCATGCTCGTGGTTGCCCGCGACAGCGACATCGATTCCATCGATGACCTGAACGGCAAGAAGTTCGCCTTCCCCGATGCCGGTTCCACCTCCGGTTACCTCGTTCCTTCCGTCATGCTCAAAGAAGCGGGCGTGACGGTTGGTGAAGAACTCGAAGCCGGTGGTCACCCGCAGGCTGTCCGCGCTGTATACACCGGTGAAGCCGATTTCGCCGCCGCGTTCTACAGCCCCTGGGCGGCTCCTGAAGGCGCCACTCCGTGGGCGATCGGCGACGATCCTGAAGTGCCCGTCGATGTGAACTCTTGCGCGCTCAACGAAGACAAGAGCAAATTGCTCTGCGAAGGCTACCGCGTTCTCGATGCCCGCGCCAATATCCGCGAAGAGTTCCCCGATGTGATCTCCAAAGTGCGCATCCTGATGCTCTCCCCGGAAATCCCGAACGACACCATGTCCTTCGGGCCCGAGTTCCCCGCTGACGTGCGCGCCCAGATCGAAGCGGCTCTTCAGGCATTTGCCGAATCTGAAGCGTGGGGCACCTCGCTCGGTAGCGAAGACTTCTATGGCTGGTCTGGTATGCAACCCGCCGCCGATGCGGAATATGACTTCATCCGCAAGTTGGTGGTGGAATCTGGAACCACGATCGAATCGCTCCGCTAAAGAATAGCATCATCAAGAAATTCGAGCAGGGAATTTTCCCTGCTCGAATTGTCTTTATTAAAGTCTTTTTTCTTTTTATAATGGGGCAATGCAGATTGGTATGTTCATTATCAAACCATAGATTGCGAGAACCCACCATGCTCCAAGTAAAGAACCTGACAATGATATACGATGGGGGCGTCAAGGCGTTGGATGAAGTCACATTCGATGTGCCCAAGGGGCAATTCCTTGCCGTGATCGGTTTGAGCGGCTCGGGGAAATCCACACTATTGCGTTGCATCAATCGCCTGATCGACCCGACTGGCGGGCAGATCCTTTGGGGTGGCGAAGATATTACCGCCGCCAACCCGGAGGAGATGCGACGCATCCGCCGCAAGATCGGCATGGTCTTCCAACACTTCAATCTGGTGCATCGTTCCAAAGTGTTGACCAACGTGCTGGCAGGGCGGCTTGGGTATGTCAACCCGGCGTGGAGTCTCCTGAACCGCTTTCCAAAAGAAGATTTGGCAAAAGCGCTCCAACAACTCGAGCGCGTCGGCATTGCGGATAAGGCAGACCAGCGCGCCGATGAATTAAGCGGCGGTCAGCAACAACGCGTGGGAATCGCGCGCGCGCTCATGCAGGACCCCGAGATGATTCTTGCCGATGAACCGGTCGCCAGCCTCGACCCGGTCCTGGCGCATAGCATCATGAAGCATCTCGAAGAGATCAATAAAAATGACGGCGTGACCGTTTTGTGCAGTCTGCATTTCCTCGACCTTGTTCACCGCTATGCCGATCGCGTCATCGCCTTGAATCAAGGGAAACTTGTTTTCGAGGGACTGCCGAGCGAGATCGATGATAAAAAATTCAAAGATATCTATGGCCGCGACGCGGAAAGGGTGGGCTAAACCATGAAAAACAGCAACGATAAGAAAGCCACTCCCTGGAAATCTCTAGGCACGGGTCTTGCGGTTCTGGCGGGGTTGGTGGTGTATGCGTATGGCTTCCAGATCACCAAGATCGATCTCGAACAACTGCGCAGTGAACGGCGGCAAGAGAGCCTCGTGCGTGTGACGCGCGCGTTGGCTCAGCCGGATATTTTTGAGTATGAACAGGTTGCCGAAGCCTTTACTGCCCCCGTCTATGTGACTTGCCCGGCGGACGGCGGAATCGTCGAGGCGCCGGATACGTCGGGTCCGTACGTGACAGTCACCCCGTCCTGCGCGGAGCCGGGAGAAATGGTCACCGTGGAGGGTTTTAAATTCGTCCCCAATTCCAGCGGGCCGGTTCGCTTTGTGCCGGGGAGCGACCCAACCAATGTGGTGGAACTGGGCAACGATACCGCCACCACAGACGCCAATGGTAGTTTTTCGGTTGCGATCAAACTGCCGAAACGCCCCAGCGACGAGGTGCAATTCATTCGCGTTACCATGCGGCGAAATGTGGGCGCTCCCCAATTCACTCAAACCGCGCATGAAACATGGGATAAGATCATCGAGACGGTGTTCCTCGCTTTGCTCGCGACCACGCTTGGCACCATCCTTGCCATCCCGCTTAGTTTTATTGCCGCGCGCAACCTGATGAAATCGGTAAGAAGCCCGCTGACGAGTATTGCCTTGTCGCTGTTGGGCTGGCCCCTTGGAATTGCAGTCGGTTACCTGCTGGTGAATTGGGTTGGCGCGTTGAGCGCTCCCTTTGCGGAGAATCTTCCCGTCAACGCGCTTTTCGTGGCGCTCACCCCGATCCTTGCTTCCCTGGGATTACGCTGGGCTTTGCCCGAGGAAGAAATCTCCAAGCCGAATAAAACCACCCAAGTTATGCGCCTGATCGTCTTGTTTATTACGATATTGGTTGCATTTTACGGCTTGTTCCAGCTTGCCCACCTGGCAATCAACGTGGGTTTGTTAGGCATTGCCGGGCTCGGCTCGCTGGCATTTTTGGGAAACTTTCTGTTCCAACTTGGCGATATTATCGCGATCACAACTCCCGTGCTGGGGGGGCTGGCAACCGGCAGCGCGTTGAGCAGTTTTCTGGGACGGACGGGCCAGCGCGCCTCAGAAAAGCTGGCGCCCGGGGCGCTGCGTCTCCTCAATATTCTATTTGCCACCCTCGCCGGCGCCACGTTGTTCGGGTTGTTCGGATGGTTGGTTGAATGGTTGTACCAGATTGGTCAGTCTGCTTATGTGCTCTGGGGACCGCTCATGGTTGGAGGCTTACTCGGGTTGGCTATCGCGCTGATCACCAAGCCCAAGGATACGCTTTCCACCGGCATGGTCATCTACTATGTGACGCGCACGATCCTCAATGGCTTGCGGTCTGTCGAGGCGCTGGTGATGGCGATCGTGTTTGTGATCGCGGTGGGCATCGGTCCCTTTGCCGGTGTGATGGCGCTCGGCTTGCACACCATTGTCAGTCTTGCGAAACTTTATTCTGAACAAGTGGAAAGCATCCAACCCGGTCCGTTGGAGGCAATTCAAGCCACCGGCGCAAATCGCTTGCAGACCATCATCTATGCGGTGATCCCACAGATCGTGCCGCCGTATATTTCGTACACCATGTATCGTTGGGATATCAACGTGCGCATGTCCACCATCATCGGTTTTGTGGGCGGCGGCGGCATCGGCTTCCTGTTACAGCAGAACATTAACCTGCTCAACTACCGCGCCGCCAGCGCGCAGATGCTTGCCATCGCCATTGTGGTCGCCAGCATGGACTATATCTCCTCGGTGTTACGAGAAAAGTACGTTTAACGCTTTCGCTAAATAACGAATTCCAAACCAAGCCCTCGCAATTCGCGGGGGCTTTTGGTTGAATTCAAGATGATATAATCTTTTCATCATGGAATCCGGCGCGCTTCTCAACAAACGTTATCAACTGCTCGAGCAACTCGGCGCGGGCGGCATGTCCAACGTCTATCGCGCGCGCGACCTGATGCTCGAACGCAACATTGCCATTAAAGTGTTGCACGAGAAATACTCCCAGGACCCGGCGTTTCAGGAACGCTTCAAAATGGAAGCGCGCGCCGCGGCAAACCTTTCGCACCCCAACATCGTCACCGTCCACGATTTCGGCTTCGATTTCGGGCAGTTATACATCGTCATGGAATACATCCCCGGCAAGGATTTGAAGACCATCCTCCGCCAGCGCGGACGCTTCAGCGTCGAAGAGGGGATTCCCATCATGGTGCAAGCCTGCGCCGGCATCGGGTATGCCCACCGCGCCGGGCTGGTCCACTGCGACATCAAGCCGCACAACATGATCCTCACCCCCGACAACCGCCTCAAAGTGACAGACTTCGGTATCGCGCGCGCCCTTTCCACCATCCTGCCCGATGAACGCGCCGATGTGGTCTGGGGCTCGCCGCAATATTTTTCACCCGAGCAAGCCGTCGGCGAGCCGCCCTCCCCATCTTCTGATGTGTACTCGCTGGGCATTGTCTTATATGAAATCCTGACCGGCGCCCTGCCGTTCAACGCCCCCACCAGCGACGAACTCGCCCGCATGCACCTCGAAGACCAGCCCATCCCCATCAGCGAATACGTTCCCGATATTCCGCCCGCGCTCGAAGAGATCGTCATGAAAGTTTTATCGAAGGAACCGTCCGCGCGGTACCGCACTGCCGACCAACTTGGGCGCGTCCTGCTCAAATTCGGGACTCAACGCGAAGCGACTCCCGCGCCCGCCCTGGCGTTGACTCCCGAAGCCGTGACGACGTATCAACAACCCGAACCGATGCCAGCCTACGAGCCGGTTCCATCCACCCCTCGGCCTGCCTACCCGCCCTCGGCATCTTCCTCCTTTGAAGCGGATTGGGCAACCATTGGGCTTGCATTGCTCGCGCTCATTTCTGTGGGCGGCTTAATCCCGTTTTGGATTTACATTTACTTCATCTATAACCCGCGCTAGTGTTACCTCGTTGGTTGAGTAGTCCCGCGCGCAATTCGCGGGACGTATCGAAACCAACTAGTTTCAAAAGTAATTTTGTAATAAAAACTCTTCTGGATACTGGTGGTTTCGACTGCTTGCGTCTCAACCACCGAATTATTTTCTATGCCCAAACCCCTCCTCGCCCCCTCCATCCTTTCCGCAGACTTCACCCGCCTGGGCGAAGAACTCGCCGCCTGCGAATCTGCCAACGCCGATTGGATTCACATTGACGTGATGGACGGTCACTTCGTCCCCAACATCACGATGGGCCCGTTCATCGTCGAAGCCTGCAAGCGCGTCACGAAACTTCCGCTTGACGCGCATCTCATGATCGAAAAGCCCGAACGCCATTTGGAATCGTTTGCCAAAGCGGGCGCGAACAATATCACCGTTCACATTGAGGCTTGCCCGCATATTCATCGCACCATCCAACACATCCACTCGCTGGGATGCAGCGCCGGCGTCGCGTTGAACCCGGGCACCCCCGTCGGCGCGATCGAAGCGGTGTTGGGCGATGCCGATTTGTTTTTGGTGATGAGCGTGAACCCCGGTTACTCCGGTCAGAAATTTATTTCATCCACTGTGGCGAAGGTGAAAGAAGTTCGCAGAAAATTGGACGCGTTGAAATCCTCCGCGCGCATCGAAGTGGACGGCGGCATTGACGTGGAAACTCTCCCCAAAATGAAGAAAGCCGGGGCGGATGTTTTCGTCGCCGCGACGGCAGTCTTCAAACACCCGAAGGGGACGAAGGCGGGAATCAAAGCCTTGCAAGCGAAATTACGCGATACGTAGCACGCAGTACGAAGTACTGCTTACTTCGTACTGCGTATTGCGTAAGGAGCATTAAACAAAAAATCACGGCGTATTGCCGTGACTTTTATTGTGGGGAACAAATCCTTACGCGACAGACTTGCTCATCGCCTTGATGCACTTGGTGCATAACACCTTGCGCACCACGCGACCCTTTTCCATCACGATGGTCTTCTGGAGGTTGGGTTTGAAGGTGCGGTTGGTGGCGCGTTGTGAGAACGAGCGACTATGCCCGAAGGTGGTGGATTTTCCGCAGTTTGCGCACTTAGCCATGACGTACAGTTTCCTTTCCTTGCTATAATTCCGGTGTCTCTGCCCTTTTGAAGGCACGGCATTTTACCACGTGACTTAATGGCAGGCAAGATGTTAAAATAGAAACTGCATATGCTTCCTACGCCGTCCTCGGCGCAGGATTACCATAAAACGCCGCCGGGGACGGCGGCAGGAGCAGAATAAGAAAATCATGGGCGAAGATACGACATCCTTGGGCGGCATCCACATCTCACCGAACGCGGTGGCGACCATCGCCTGCCAAGCCACGCTCGAATCGTATGGCGTGGTGGGGCTGGCGGCGCGCAACCTCGCGGATGGATTGATGAAATCCATCACACGCGACCCTTCGCGCGGCATCACGGTCCGCTATAACGGCGAAGACCTGGATATCGAGATCCACATCATCATCGAATATGGCACGCGCATCAGCAGTGTGGCGGAGAGCGTGGCGAACACCGTCCGCTTTCATGTGGAGAAGGCGCTTGGCTTGAAAGTGAATTCGGTCAACGTCCACGTGGCGGGACTGCGCGTGAGCAACACCGACTAAGAGGAGACAATTTGCCGAAAGGCAGTCCGCTAATCCACGCTAATCTCCGCGAATAAAAAATATTCGTGTGCATTGCGCAGAGTAACGGATAGGAGAATCATTTATGACTGTGGATACCGAGCGCGTCGACAACTTGCGTAAAAAGACCATCAATGGACAATCCATGAAGCGGCTGGTGGAGGCGGGCATGATCTGGCTGCGCGTCAACCAGCAGACCGTCAACGCGCTGAACGTGTTCCCCGTCCCAGACGGCGACACCGGCACGAACATGACGTTGACCATGCAATCGGCATGGAACGAGATCAAAGATTCGGGTCATCGCAAGATCAGCGAGATGGCGGCGGGCGTGGCAAAAGGCGCGTTGATGGGCGCGCGCGGCAACTCGGGCGTGATCCTTTCGCAGATCTGGCGCGGGTTCGCGCGCGCGGTGCATGAACGCGAAACATTAGATGGCGAGTCGCTCGCCAAAGGATTCGCCGAAGCGCGCGATACCGCTTACAAAGGCGTGGTCAAGCCGGTGGAGGGGACGATCTTAACCGTCATACGCGGAGTGGCTGACGCAACTGAAGCAGCCCTCCAGTCGACGAGCGACGCGATCACCATCCTTGAAGTGGCGGTGAGAGCGGCAGACGAAGCCGTCCAGCGGACTCCCGATCTCCTGCCTCTTTTGAAACAAGCCGGTGTCGTCGATTCGGGCGGCAAAGGTTTGTTTTTTATTTTGGAGGGCATGCTGCGCCACGTGTACGGCGAGTCGCTTGAGGCGCCGTTGATGAGCGTGCAACCGATCTCGGCGATGAATTTGCAGGGCGCGCTCGAAGAAGTGGAAGAGGGGCAGGATTACGAAGTGGTCGTGGATTTTATGCCGCCCACAAATTTCGATCTGCAACAATTTTATGGGCGGCTCGAGGAGATGGGCACGTCCATTCAAGTGGGCGAGGGCGAGGGCATGTATCGCATGCACATCCACGTGCCGCTCGAAAAAAGATACGAGCCCATTGATTACATCATGGGGCTTGGCACGATCACCAAAGTGGCGATGGAAAATTTGCTCGCGCAGATGGACGATATTCAAAAAAGCAAAACGAGCGCGATCTCGTTCGCGCCGGTCGAGCCGGGGCAGATCGCGGTGGTGGTCGTTTCGCCGGGCGACGGGCTGAGCCGCATCTTCGCCAGCCTCGGCGCGGCGGCGGTCGTCAAAGGCGGGCAGACGATGAACCCCTCCACGCAGGATATTTTGAAATCGTTCGAAGACCTGCCCACCGACAAAGTGATCATCCTGCCGAACAACAAGAACATCGTCATGGCGGCGAATCAAGCCAGAGATGTGACGGTGAAACAGGTCGCGGTGGTGCCGACTCGTTCCGTTCCGCAGGGACTCACGGCGATGCTCTCGCTTCAACCCGACGGGGAGGTTGATTCGGTCGCGGAGAAAATGGTCAAAGCCCTAGCCGCCGTGCAGACCGGCGACATCACTGTCGCGGTGCGCAATGTGGAGATTGACGGCGTGAACGTGAAAGAGGGTCAAGTGATCGCGCTGCTCGACGGTAAATTGGTGGCTTCGTCAAATTCAGTGCAAGAGGCTGTCGCATTGTTCCTCGAAAAAGCGAACGCGGCGGAGCATGAACTCATCACATTTTATTCCGGGCAAGATATGCCCCGCGCCGAAGCCAACCGCATCGCCGATGCGATGCGCGAGAAATATCGCGAACAGGATATCGAAGTGCAAGAGGGCGGGCAGGAACATTATCAGTTTATTATTTCGGTTGAGTGATAGACTCTGTCAGAATTAATTGGGACGCAGATGAACGCAGAAAACGCAGATTTTTTCTTTAGATCAGCGTAAGTCAGCGTTTATCTGCGTCCAAAACGAGCTTTGCGGTTTTAATTTAAATGTCTCCCACCTTTGATTTTCAAAAATACAACATCGCCGCAGTGATTCCCTGCTACCGCGTGGAGCGGGAGATTCAAGCGGTGTTGCGCGCGCTTCCGAAATATATTCACCACATCATCGTGGTGGACGATGCCTCGCCTGATTCAACGTCGGAAATTGTGGCGGTGATCGCTAAAAAAGATAAACGCATCACGTTGATCCGTCATAATTCGAATCTCGGCGTGGGCGGCGCCATGTTGACGGGATTCCGCAAAGCCCTCGAACTCGGCGCGCAGGTCGTCGTCAAAGTGGACGGCGACGGGCAAATGGATACAACCAACCTGCCCGAATTGATCGCGCCGTTGATCCATGGTCAGGCGGATTACACAAAGGGGAATCGCTTCCGCGATTTTCAGTCTCTGCAACAAATGCCGTTGATCCGCCGCATCGGGAACATGGGACTGGGCTTCCTCTCCAAAGCCGCGACGGGCTATTGGAATCTCTTCGACCCCACGAATGGATTCGTCGCCATCCGTTCCGAAGTTTTGTCGCAACTTCCGTTGAAGGGGATTGATAAAAGTTATTACTTTGAAACTTCGATGCTGGCGAATCTGTATTTGCTCGGCGCGGTGGTGAAGGATGTTCCCATGCCCGCGCGGTATCGGAGCGAGGTCTCGAACATGCTCATCCATCGCATCCTGTTCCAATTCCCACTCAAATTATTCCGCACCTTAATCAAGCGCGTCCTTCTCAAGAACTTCATTTACGATTTCACAATGGGAAGCGTATATGTTTTGGTCGGAACCCCGCTATTCCTCTTCGGCTTGATCTTCGGCGTCGTCAAATGGATTCAATACGCGAGTCTCAACATCCCCGCGCCCACAGGGACGGTGATGCTCCCCACGCTTTCGGTCCTGCTGGGGATTCAATTCTTGCTCGCGGCAATCGAGAACGATCTGCGGTCTACGCCGAAAGAGCCGTTGTCGCCTCCGCTGGCGTAGCCGACGTTCTCTAACACCGGCGCATCAGTCTTTTTGATTCAATATCTGTTCCAGCGCGTCTTTGAAGACTTCATACGGTTGCGCTCCGACAATCGCGTAACGGTCATTGATGACATAGGTCGGCACGCCCGTCACGCCGATCTGATACGCCCAGCGGACTTTATCCACCACGTCTGCCGTGTATTTTTCGCTTCCCACGTCGTTCTGCATCTCGTCCGCGTTCAAGCCCGCTTCTTCTGCCGCGGAGTGAAGCGTCTCCCATTGACTTGGGTCACCTCCCTCGGCATACACTTTGCGAAAAAGTATTTTGTGAAATTCGTTCCCCTTGCCGTTCACGCGCGCGTATTCCGTCGCTTCGTGGGCGAGGCGCGTGTTGTAGACCCGGTCCGTTGAGCGGAATGGCATCCCATACTTTGCGGCGATGGAAGCCAGCCGTTCCTCCGAACCGTTGGCGCGGGCATGCTTCACGTGTTCGGGCAGGTCGCGTCCCTCGAGCGGCGTATCGAAATACAAATAGAACGGACGCCACTCCACGTCCACTTGATATTCTTCTTTCAACCTCTCGACCACACCCTGGCCGACATAACACCACGGTCAGATATAATCGGAGAAGATGGTTAGTTTGAAATCCATGCGTTTTCCTCGATGGTGAATTGTATTGCGCGATGTTAGACAGTTGTTCCCCGTTGTTTCTTACGGTGCTATTGTTTTTTACCACCAAGGTTACAAAGTACAAAGGAAAATCTATAGGTCTTAAGGTATCAAACCTTTGTGACCTTGGTGTACTTTGTGGTTAAAAGGGTTTACCCATGAAAAACTTCGACCCCAAATACAACTCCATTCTCAAAACTGAAATCCATATCCACCTCGAAGGCGCAATCCGCACGCAGACGATCATTGATATTGCCAAAGAGTACAAGTTGAAACTTCCCTCGTATGAAGCGGACGAGTTGGATAAGCATGTGAAGGTCTACGATCAACTGCGCGACTTGGAAACAGTCTTGAAGGCGTTCGGGATTTTCCAAAACAGCATCACCTCGCCAAAAATCGTCGAGCGGATCGCGTGGGAATTGTTCGAAGATTCGGCAAAGCAAAACATCAAACTCTTTGAAGTGCGCTTCTCGCCCGATTGGGCATTCAGCGGACACAACGTTGACTGGGACGCCTGTCTCGAAGGTCTGCTCCGCGCCAAAGCCCGCGCCGAAAAAGAATTCGACATGGCGATCTGCTACATCGCCATCACCTCGCGCAGTTTGGGACCCGGGTCGTGCGTCAAAACCGTGGACTGGGCGATTCGGCATAGGGAACACATTCCCGCGATTGATCTCGCCGACAGCGAACGCGATTTCCCGCTGCGCGAGTTTGTCCCCTCGATCATGAAAGCCAAAGAAGCGGGCTTGAAAGTCACCATC from Candidatus Defluviilinea gracilis carries:
- the phnD gene encoding phosphate/phosphite/phosphonate ABC transporter substrate-binding protein, encoding MKKMYLFLSMVTVFALALSACAPATPVATEPPAPTAVPPTAVPPTATEAPPAIGSPEHPIKVLFVPSVDANVIVTGGEVMANALKEATGLTFEVVVPTSYAATIEEMCASPSDTMAFIPAFGYVLANDLCGVDVAFKAVRRGWGVYWTMLVVARDSDIDSIDDLNGKKFAFPDAGSTSGYLVPSVMLKEAGVTVGEELEAGGHPQAVRAVYTGEADFAAAFYSPWAAPEGATPWAIGDDPEVPVDVNSCALNEDKSKLLCEGYRVLDARANIREEFPDVISKVRILMLSPEIPNDTMSFGPEFPADVRAQIEAALQAFAESEAWGTSLGSEDFYGWSGMQPAADAEYDFIRKLVVESGTTIESLR
- the phnC gene encoding phosphonate ABC transporter ATP-binding protein codes for the protein MLQVKNLTMIYDGGVKALDEVTFDVPKGQFLAVIGLSGSGKSTLLRCINRLIDPTGGQILWGGEDITAANPEEMRRIRRKIGMVFQHFNLVHRSKVLTNVLAGRLGYVNPAWSLLNRFPKEDLAKALQQLERVGIADKADQRADELSGGQQQRVGIARALMQDPEMILADEPVASLDPVLAHSIMKHLEEINKNDGVTVLCSLHFLDLVHRYADRVIALNQGKLVFEGLPSEIDDKKFKDIYGRDAERVG
- a CDS encoding ABC transporter permease subunit, translated to MRLIVLFITILVAFYGLFQLAHLAINVGLLGIAGLGSLAFLGNFLFQLGDIIAITTPVLGGLATGSALSSFLGRTGQRASEKLAPGALRLLNILFATLAGATLFGLFGWLVEWLYQIGQSAYVLWGPLMVGGLLGLAIALITKPKDTLSTGMVIYYVTRTILNGLRSVEALVMAIVFVIAVGIGPFAGVMALGLHTIVSLAKLYSEQVESIQPGPLEAIQATGANRLQTIIYAVIPQIVPPYISYTMYRWDINVRMSTIIGFVGGGGIGFLLQQNINLLNYRAASAQMLAIAIVVASMDYISSVLREKYV
- a CDS encoding serine/threonine protein kinase, with the translated sequence MESGALLNKRYQLLEQLGAGGMSNVYRARDLMLERNIAIKVLHEKYSQDPAFQERFKMEARAAANLSHPNIVTVHDFGFDFGQLYIVMEYIPGKDLKTILRQRGRFSVEEGIPIMVQACAGIGYAHRAGLVHCDIKPHNMILTPDNRLKVTDFGIARALSTILPDERADVVWGSPQYFSPEQAVGEPPSPSSDVYSLGIVLYEILTGALPFNAPTSDELARMHLEDQPIPISEYVPDIPPALEEIVMKVLSKEPSARYRTADQLGRVLLKFGTQREATPAPALALTPEAVTTYQQPEPMPAYEPVPSTPRPAYPPSASSSFEADWATIGLALLALISVGGLIPFWIYIYFIYNPR
- a CDS encoding ribulose-phosphate 3-epimerase; protein product: MPKPLLAPSILSADFTRLGEELAACESANADWIHIDVMDGHFVPNITMGPFIVEACKRVTKLPLDAHLMIEKPERHLESFAKAGANNITVHIEACPHIHRTIQHIHSLGCSAGVALNPGTPVGAIEAVLGDADLFLVMSVNPGYSGQKFISSTVAKVKEVRRKLDALKSSARIEVDGGIDVETLPKMKKAGADVFVAATAVFKHPKGTKAGIKALQAKLRDT
- the rpmB gene encoding 50S ribosomal protein L28; amino-acid sequence: MAKCANCGKSTTFGHSRSFSQRATNRTFKPNLQKTIVMEKGRVVRKVLCTKCIKAMSKSVA
- a CDS encoding Asp23/Gls24 family envelope stress response protein, with translation MGEDTTSLGGIHISPNAVATIACQATLESYGVVGLAARNLADGLMKSITRDPSRGITVRYNGEDLDIEIHIIIEYGTRISSVAESVANTVRFHVEKALGLKVNSVNVHVAGLRVSNTD
- a CDS encoding DAK2 domain-containing protein, encoding MTVDTERVDNLRKKTINGQSMKRLVEAGMIWLRVNQQTVNALNVFPVPDGDTGTNMTLTMQSAWNEIKDSGHRKISEMAAGVAKGALMGARGNSGVILSQIWRGFARAVHERETLDGESLAKGFAEARDTAYKGVVKPVEGTILTVIRGVADATEAALQSTSDAITILEVAVRAADEAVQRTPDLLPLLKQAGVVDSGGKGLFFILEGMLRHVYGESLEAPLMSVQPISAMNLQGALEEVEEGQDYEVVVDFMPPTNFDLQQFYGRLEEMGTSIQVGEGEGMYRMHIHVPLEKRYEPIDYIMGLGTITKVAMENLLAQMDDIQKSKTSAISFAPVEPGQIAVVVVSPGDGLSRIFASLGAAAVVKGGQTMNPSTQDILKSFEDLPTDKVIILPNNKNIVMAANQARDVTVKQVAVVPTRSVPQGLTAMLSLQPDGEVDSVAEKMVKALAAVQTGDITVAVRNVEIDGVNVKEGQVIALLDGKLVASSNSVQEAVALFLEKANAAEHELITFYSGQDMPRAEANRIADAMREKYREQDIEVQEGGQEHYQFIISVE
- a CDS encoding glycosyltransferase family 2 protein, encoding MSPTFDFQKYNIAAVIPCYRVEREIQAVLRALPKYIHHIIVVDDASPDSTSEIVAVIAKKDKRITLIRHNSNLGVGGAMLTGFRKALELGAQVVVKVDGDGQMDTTNLPELIAPLIHGQADYTKGNRFRDFQSLQQMPLIRRIGNMGLGFLSKAATGYWNLFDPTNGFVAIRSEVLSQLPLKGIDKSYYFETSMLANLYLLGAVVKDVPMPARYRSEVSNMLIHRILFQFPLKLFRTLIKRVLLKNFIYDFTMGSVYVLVGTPLFLFGLIFGVVKWIQYASLNIPAPTGTVMLPTLSVLLGIQFLLAAIENDLRSTPKEPLSPPLA
- a CDS encoding DsbA family protein, with the protein product MKEEYQVDVEWRPFYLYFDTPLEGRDLPEHVKHARANGSEERLASIAAKYGMPFRSTDRVYNTRLAHEATEYARVNGKGNEFHKILFRKVYAEGGDPSQWETLHSAAEEAGLNADEMQNDVGSEKYTADVVDKVRWAYQIGVTGVPTYVINDRYAIVGAQPYEVFKDALEQILNQKD
- the add gene encoding adenosine deaminase; protein product: MKNFDPKYNSILKTEIHIHLEGAIRTQTIIDIAKEYKLKLPSYEADELDKHVKVYDQLRDLETVLKAFGIFQNSITSPKIVERIAWELFEDSAKQNIKLFEVRFSPDWAFSGHNVDWDACLEGLLRAKARAEKEFDMAICYIAITSRSLGPGSCVKTVDWAIRHREHIPAIDLADSERDFPLREFVPSIMKAKEAGLKVTIHTGEDTPASFVKETIELASPDRIGHGIHAIEDMRVVELIKERGITLEVNPWSNYLTNSVRAIEEHPLKRLFDLGVKVTINSDDPEVLETNLNNEYRIAHEVLGMSMDEIAACNRNAYEASFIPEAEKKKIWERYFH